The Vescimonas coprocola genome includes a window with the following:
- a CDS encoding helix-turn-helix domain-containing protein has protein sequence MREKKDINIEIGGNIQMAREQAGYTQDTLSEMLGMTPNHLSAIERGASGISLEALQRLCRLLGVSADRIIFGTDDPEAEALALARRISDIKPEYRQQVQELLSAILNMS, from the coding sequence CGGCAATATTCAAATGGCAAGAGAACAGGCGGGCTATACGCAGGACACGCTCTCAGAAATGCTTGGCATGACGCCGAATCACCTGAGTGCCATTGAGCGTGGTGCATCCGGTATCTCTCTTGAAGCCTTGCAGCGTCTTTGCCGTTTGCTCGGCGTCAGCGCAGACCGAATTATTTTTGGGACTGACGATCCAGAAGCGGAAGCCCTTGCGCTTGCCAGACGTATTTCGGACATAAAGCCGGAATACCGGCAACAGGTTCAAGAGCTGCTATCCGCTATTTTGAATATGTCATAA